In a genomic window of Saccharothrix sp. HUAS TT1:
- a CDS encoding SAM-dependent methyltransferase — protein sequence MTQGEWIPSGVDISVPSIARTYDYMLGGAHNFAVDRALGDHIEATMPGLRHAARVNRAFLGRVVRFMVDRGVRQFLDIGSGIPTVGNVHEVAQAQAPGSRVLYVDRDPVAVAHSELMLVTNDGAAVVQADMREPEAVLGSEAARRLLDFDQPIGLLMLLMLHWVPDSADPRSLVARYRDALAPGSYLAVTHATADNQGDGLTEATDAIKRSNSPDQVNLRSHAEVAELFDGFDLVEPGLVGCGEWRPGGPGDIAGQPDMNMLVYAGVGRKL from the coding sequence ATGACGCAGGGCGAATGGATTCCATCCGGCGTGGACATTTCCGTGCCGAGCATTGCCCGGACCTACGACTACATGCTCGGCGGCGCGCACAACTTCGCCGTCGACCGCGCGCTCGGCGACCACATCGAGGCCACCATGCCCGGCCTGCGGCACGCGGCGCGGGTCAACCGGGCGTTCCTCGGCCGCGTCGTGCGGTTCATGGTGGACCGCGGCGTGCGCCAGTTCCTCGACATCGGCTCCGGCATCCCGACCGTCGGCAACGTGCACGAGGTCGCCCAGGCGCAGGCGCCCGGCTCCCGCGTGCTGTACGTCGACCGCGACCCCGTGGCCGTCGCGCACAGCGAGTTGATGCTGGTCACGAACGACGGCGCGGCCGTCGTGCAGGCAGACATGCGCGAGCCGGAGGCCGTCCTGGGCAGCGAAGCGGCCCGCCGGCTGCTGGACTTCGACCAGCCGATCGGGCTGCTCATGCTGCTGATGCTGCACTGGGTGCCGGACTCGGCCGACCCGCGCTCGCTGGTCGCCCGCTACCGCGACGCGCTCGCGCCCGGCAGCTACCTGGCCGTCACCCACGCCACCGCGGACAACCAGGGGGACGGCCTGACCGAGGCGACCGACGCCATCAAGCGGAGCAACAGCCCGGACCAGGTCAACCTGCGCTCGCACGCCGAGGTGGCCGAGTTGTTCGACGGTTTCGACCTGGTCGAACCGGGACTGGTCGGCTGCGGCGAATGGCGACCGGGCGGACCCGGCGACATCGCCGGGCAGCCGGACATGAACATGCTGGTGTACGCGGGCGTCGGACGGAAACTGTGA
- a CDS encoding exo 1,3/1,4-beta-D-glucan glucohydrolase → MSRRHLSAALAAVLAAGLITGGAASASPESKPRQPVIGEPRTEHGCARIEKNLPELAEWPRVDSRVKSNPADERRVKKILADMTLAEKVGQMTQPEIAAITPDEVRDYGIGSVLNGGGSWPNRDKHAAPEAWLSLADAYWDASKASRTEVPVIWGIDAVHGNNNVYGATVFPHNIGLGAAHDPCLIRDISEATAEQIRATGQDWAFAPTLAVPLDDRWGRTYEGYSEDPRITRAYGYEAVRGLQGNGKRRVDVLATAKHFIGDGGTLGGKDQGVNPSSEAEMINVHGQGYYGALAAGAQTVMVSFNSWTNEEHGIDEGKLHGSKLAVDDILKGKMGFDGLVVSDWNGIGQVAGCTNASCPQAINAGIDVVMVPNDWKAFIANTIAQVEGGQIPMARIDDAVTRILRVKLRSGVLDGEKPSRRDHAGRADALEARKLAREAVRESQVLLKNDDRVLPLSPRSKVLVVGKSADSLQNQTGGWTLTWQGTGNTNADFPNGTTILGGLREALGERNVVFSETGDVDPAGFDAVIAVIGETPYAEGVGDIGKRSLEAAKLYPNDLAVLDKVSGKGAPVVTVYVSGRPLHVNKELNRSDAFVAAWLPGTEGGGVADLLVRGRHTYPGFTGALSFSWPRSACQTPLNPGAEGYDPLFKPGYGLRSWQTGDLGQLDESSPEFGCSGNGGGGTATEDLEVHVRTDVAPYKSFIGSPENWGGTELGPDGEAAHGEINVVPADVNVQGDAMKTTWTGTGPGQLYLQDPAGGSDLRGYLNANAALVFDVIVHQAPAARTVVSTHCQYPCFAEVNATGVFTGLPTGVKSTVKIPISCFGQGGLDLENVNTPFLVYTEGAFQASFANVRWVPKAAADPDAKTCAELA, encoded by the coding sequence ATGTCCCGCAGACACCTGAGCGCCGCGCTGGCCGCGGTGCTCGCCGCCGGTCTCATCACCGGAGGCGCCGCCAGTGCCTCCCCGGAGTCGAAACCACGCCAGCCGGTCATCGGTGAGCCGCGCACCGAGCACGGGTGCGCCCGGATCGAGAAGAACCTCCCCGAGCTGGCCGAGTGGCCGAGGGTCGACAGCCGGGTCAAGTCCAACCCGGCCGACGAGCGGCGCGTCAAGAAGATCCTCGCCGACATGACGCTGGCCGAGAAGGTCGGCCAGATGACCCAGCCGGAGATCGCCGCGATCACCCCGGACGAGGTGCGCGACTACGGCATCGGCTCGGTCCTCAACGGCGGCGGCTCGTGGCCGAACCGCGACAAGCACGCCGCGCCCGAGGCGTGGTTGTCGCTGGCCGACGCCTACTGGGACGCCTCCAAGGCCAGCCGCACCGAGGTGCCGGTGATCTGGGGCATCGACGCCGTGCACGGCAACAACAACGTCTACGGCGCGACGGTCTTCCCGCACAACATCGGCCTCGGCGCGGCGCACGACCCGTGCCTGATCCGGGACATCAGCGAGGCGACCGCCGAGCAGATCCGCGCCACCGGCCAGGACTGGGCGTTCGCGCCGACCCTGGCCGTGCCGCTGGACGACCGGTGGGGCCGCACCTACGAGGGCTACTCCGAGGACCCGCGGATCACCCGCGCCTACGGCTACGAGGCCGTCCGGGGCCTCCAGGGCAACGGCAAGCGGCGGGTCGACGTGCTCGCCACCGCCAAGCACTTCATCGGCGACGGCGGCACGCTCGGCGGCAAGGACCAGGGCGTCAACCCGTCCTCCGAGGCCGAGATGATCAACGTGCACGGCCAGGGCTACTACGGCGCGCTGGCCGCCGGGGCCCAGACCGTGATGGTCTCGTTCAACAGCTGGACCAACGAGGAGCACGGCATCGACGAGGGCAAGCTGCACGGCAGCAAGCTCGCGGTGGACGACATCCTCAAGGGCAAGATGGGCTTCGACGGCCTGGTGGTCTCCGACTGGAACGGCATCGGCCAGGTCGCGGGCTGCACCAACGCCAGCTGCCCGCAGGCGATCAACGCGGGCATCGACGTGGTGATGGTGCCCAACGACTGGAAGGCGTTCATCGCCAACACGATCGCCCAGGTCGAGGGCGGCCAGATCCCGATGGCCCGGATCGACGACGCGGTGACCCGCATCCTGCGCGTCAAGCTCCGCTCGGGCGTGCTGGACGGCGAGAAGCCGTCGCGGCGCGACCACGCGGGCAGGGCCGACGCGCTGGAGGCTCGCAAGCTGGCCCGGGAAGCCGTGCGCGAGTCCCAGGTGCTGCTCAAGAACGACGACCGGGTGCTGCCGCTGAGCCCGCGGTCGAAGGTGCTGGTCGTCGGCAAGAGCGCGGACAGCCTGCAGAACCAGACCGGCGGCTGGACGCTGACCTGGCAGGGCACCGGCAACACCAACGCCGACTTCCCCAACGGCACCACCATCCTCGGCGGGCTCAGGGAAGCGCTCGGCGAGCGGAACGTGGTCTTCAGCGAGACCGGCGACGTCGACCCGGCCGGGTTCGACGCGGTGATCGCGGTGATCGGCGAGACCCCGTACGCGGAGGGCGTCGGCGACATCGGCAAGCGCTCGCTGGAGGCGGCGAAGCTCTACCCGAACGACCTGGCCGTGCTGGACAAGGTCAGCGGCAAGGGCGCGCCGGTCGTCACGGTCTACGTGTCCGGCCGCCCGCTGCACGTCAACAAGGAGCTGAACCGCTCGGACGCGTTCGTGGCGGCGTGGCTGCCCGGCACCGAGGGCGGCGGCGTGGCCGACCTGCTGGTCCGCGGTCGGCACACGTACCCCGGCTTCACCGGCGCGCTGTCGTTCTCGTGGCCGCGCAGCGCCTGCCAGACCCCGCTGAACCCGGGCGCGGAGGGGTACGACCCGCTGTTCAAGCCGGGTTACGGCCTGCGCTCCTGGCAGACCGGCGACCTCGGGCAGCTGGACGAGTCCTCGCCCGAGTTCGGCTGCTCCGGCAACGGCGGCGGCGGCACCGCGACCGAGGACCTGGAGGTGCACGTCCGGACCGACGTCGCGCCGTACAAGAGCTTCATCGGCTCGCCGGAGAACTGGGGCGGCACCGAGCTGGGCCCCGACGGCGAGGCCGCGCACGGCGAGATCAACGTCGTGCCGGCGGACGTCAACGTGCAGGGCGACGCGATGAAGACGACGTGGACCGGCACCGGGCCGGGCCAGCTCTACCTCCAGGACCCGGCGGGCGGCTCCGACCTGCGCGGGTACCTCAACGCGAACGCGGCGCTGGTGTTCGACGTGATCGTGCACCAGGCGCCCGCGGCGCGGACCGTGGTGAGCACGCACTGCCAGTACCCGTGCTTCGCCGAGGTCAACGCGACCGGGGTGTTCACCGGCCTGCCGACCGGCGTGAAGTCGACGGTGAAGATCCCGATCTCCTGCTTCGGGCAGGGCGGGCTGGACCTGGAGAACGTCAACACGCCGTTCCTGGTCTACACCGAGGGCGCGTTCCAGGCGTCGTTCGCGAACGTGCGGTGGGTGCCGAAGGCGGCGGCCGACCCGGACGCCAAGACGTGCGCCGAACTGGCGTGA
- a CDS encoding MarR family winged helix-turn-helix transcriptional regulator translates to MADHVDLVLGQWRAQRPDLDVSPMAVIGRLSRLARLVDGELGRTFARHDLDRPSFDVLATLRRSAPPHRLTPTELMRASMVTSGAVTQRLDRLEARGLVARTPNEHDGRGVVVALTDAGRELVDQVLPDHLATEDRLLGALTKRERAALADTLKQVLESLGDK, encoded by the coding sequence GTGGCAGATCACGTCGACCTGGTCCTCGGTCAGTGGCGGGCGCAGCGGCCCGACCTCGACGTCTCGCCGATGGCGGTGATCGGCAGGCTCAGCAGGCTGGCCCGGCTGGTCGACGGCGAGCTGGGCCGCACGTTCGCCCGGCACGACCTCGACCGGCCGTCGTTCGACGTGCTGGCCACCCTGCGCCGCAGCGCGCCGCCGCACCGGCTGACGCCGACCGAGCTGATGCGGGCGTCGATGGTCACCTCGGGCGCGGTCACCCAGCGGCTCGACCGCCTCGAAGCCCGCGGCCTCGTCGCCCGGACGCCGAACGAGCACGACGGCCGGGGCGTGGTCGTGGCGCTCACCGACGCCGGTCGCGAACTGGTCGATCAAGTCCTACCCGACCACCTCGCCACGGAGGACCGCCTGCTCGGGGCGTTGACGAAGCGGGAGCGGGCGGCGTTGGCGGACACCCTGAAGCAGGTGCTGGAGTCGTTGGGCGACAAGTGA
- a CDS encoding DUF417 family protein, translated as MDPLTKEVMWMAEFSSRPEAPANTLRTLSTPLLRGSLGVVFVWFGALKVTGTTPVAELVAHTVPWLDPGAFVPALGVVEVVLGLALVVGRRLRWVALLVVLHLIGTFSTLVVQPSVAFQAGNPLLLTMTGEFVVKNLVLITAGLAVMAADAPVRQRATPVDAGRR; from the coding sequence GTGGACCCGCTCACGAAGGAAGTGATGTGGATGGCGGAGTTCTCGTCCCGTCCGGAGGCGCCCGCGAACACCCTGCGGACGCTGAGCACCCCGCTCCTGCGGGGCTCCCTCGGCGTTGTCTTCGTGTGGTTCGGCGCCCTCAAGGTGACCGGCACGACGCCGGTCGCGGAGCTGGTCGCGCACACCGTCCCGTGGCTGGACCCGGGCGCCTTCGTGCCGGCCCTCGGCGTGGTCGAGGTGGTGCTGGGGCTCGCCCTGGTGGTGGGCCGCCGGTTGCGCTGGGTGGCGCTGCTGGTGGTGCTGCACCTGATCGGCACGTTCTCGACGCTCGTCGTGCAGCCGTCCGTCGCGTTCCAGGCGGGCAACCCGCTGCTGCTGACCATGACGGGTGAGTTCGTGGTCAAGAACCTGGTCCTGATCACCGCCGGCCTCGCGGTCATGGCGGCCGACGCGCCCGTGCGGCAGCGGGCGACGCCGGTCGACGCCGGTCGGCGGTGA
- a CDS encoding TetR/AcrR family transcriptional regulator, producing MTDENGLPADVALLWGLREAPRRGRKPSLTVDDITRAAIEVADAEGLGAVSMARVAKHLGNSTMALYRYVDSKESLLKLMSDAALDDPPELPADGDWRSGLTLWTHSVLASLRKHPWYTRIPLHGPPIGPRNLAWFDSGLRALTGTPLEEAEKVGVVMGLITFVHGQLRFSVELEEGFQGNPDAFGQSYGRALRAVVDPRRMPALDRVVAAGVFEPGDVAYDQSDIDADFTSGLDFYLDGVAAHLARRG from the coding sequence ATGACCGACGAGAACGGCCTACCGGCGGACGTCGCCCTGCTCTGGGGCCTGCGCGAGGCGCCGCGACGCGGCCGGAAGCCCTCCCTGACCGTCGACGACATCACCCGGGCCGCGATCGAGGTCGCCGACGCCGAAGGGCTCGGCGCGGTGTCGATGGCCAGGGTGGCCAAGCACCTCGGCAACTCCACGATGGCGCTCTACCGGTACGTGGACAGCAAGGAATCCCTGCTCAAGCTGATGTCCGACGCCGCCCTGGACGACCCGCCGGAGCTGCCGGCGGACGGCGACTGGCGGTCCGGCCTCACGCTGTGGACGCACAGCGTGCTCGCCTCGCTGCGCAAGCACCCCTGGTACACCCGCATCCCGCTGCACGGACCGCCGATCGGACCGCGCAACCTGGCCTGGTTCGACAGCGGGTTGCGCGCGCTCACCGGCACACCGCTGGAGGAGGCCGAGAAGGTCGGCGTCGTGATGGGGCTGATCACGTTCGTGCACGGCCAGCTGCGGTTCAGCGTGGAGCTGGAGGAGGGCTTCCAGGGCAACCCGGACGCGTTCGGGCAGTCGTACGGGCGGGCGCTGCGGGCGGTGGTCGACCCGCGCCGGATGCCCGCGCTGGACCGGGTCGTCGCCGCGGGCGTCTTCGAGCCGGGCGACGTCGCCTACGACCAGAGCGACATCGACGCCGACTTCACGTCCGGCCTGGACTTCTACCTGGACGGCGTGGCCGCCCACCTGGCCCGACGGGGGTGA
- a CDS encoding cytochrome P450, giving the protein MSVPVAPGRLPFLGHTAAMLRRRHRFTSSLRDHGDVVGVDLGPLRTYFVTTPQLAHQVLVTDAARFRKGAMFDKFRPYLGNGLLLSDGPFHLRQRRMVQPAFHRERIARYAGMMTRAVANLTSSWAPGEVRVVEDDMQGLAVTVVGEALFSTELGQRVIAEVRRSVFVVIQQGMVRALSPSFAERLPLPGHREFDRAIARMRAIVLEVIAGRRAEGARDHGDLLSTLLRAQDESGDGMTDQQTHDEVLTLLTAGIETTALALAWSFHEVARHPEVERRLVAEVDEVLGGRPVRFDDVPRLTYTAAVVNEVLRMYPVWILMRRATAPVDLGGVRLPTGAEVVVSPHALHHDPASFPEPHRFHPERWLTGPDVPRGAFIPFAAGARQCVGNLFAQVEIMITLVTVLARWRLVPVPGRPVRTRFTSAAYPSGLLMTAVPR; this is encoded by the coding sequence ATGAGTGTCCCGGTGGCTCCCGGCCGCCTGCCATTCCTCGGGCACACCGCGGCGATGTTGCGCCGAAGGCACCGGTTCACCTCATCACTGCGCGATCACGGCGACGTGGTGGGAGTCGACCTGGGCCCGCTGCGGACTTATTTCGTGACCACTCCTCAGCTTGCGCACCAAGTGCTGGTCACCGATGCCGCGCGGTTCCGCAAAGGCGCGATGTTCGACAAGTTCCGCCCCTACCTGGGCAATGGCCTGCTGCTTTCCGACGGACCGTTCCACCTGCGGCAGCGGCGGATGGTCCAGCCCGCCTTCCACCGCGAGCGGATCGCCCGCTACGCCGGGATGATGACGCGCGCCGTCGCCAACCTGACCTCGTCCTGGGCGCCCGGCGAGGTGCGGGTGGTGGAGGACGACATGCAGGGCCTGGCGGTCACCGTCGTCGGCGAGGCGCTGTTCTCCACCGAGCTCGGGCAGCGGGTGATCGCCGAGGTGCGGCGGTCCGTGTTCGTGGTGATCCAGCAGGGCATGGTGCGCGCGCTGTCGCCGTCGTTCGCGGAACGGCTGCCGCTGCCGGGCCACCGCGAGTTCGACCGGGCCATCGCGCGGATGCGCGCCATCGTGCTGGAGGTCATCGCGGGCAGGCGGGCCGAGGGCGCTCGCGACCACGGGGACCTGCTGTCGACGTTGCTGCGCGCGCAGGACGAGTCCGGCGACGGGATGACCGACCAGCAGACCCACGACGAGGTGCTGACCCTGCTCACCGCGGGCATCGAGACCACGGCGCTGGCGCTGGCCTGGTCGTTCCACGAGGTGGCCCGGCACCCGGAGGTCGAGCGGCGGCTGGTCGCCGAGGTGGACGAGGTGCTGGGCGGCCGACCGGTCCGGTTCGACGACGTGCCCCGGCTGACGTACACGGCGGCCGTGGTCAACGAGGTGCTGCGGATGTACCCGGTGTGGATCCTGATGCGCCGGGCCACCGCGCCGGTCGACCTCGGCGGGGTGCGGTTACCCACGGGCGCCGAGGTCGTCGTGAGCCCGCACGCCCTGCACCACGACCCGGCGTCCTTCCCCGAGCCGCACCGGTTCCACCCCGAGCGGTGGTTGACCGGCCCCGACGTGCCGCGCGGCGCGTTCATCCCGTTCGCCGCGGGCGCGCGCCAGTGCGTCGGGAACCTGTTCGCCCAGGTGGAGATCATGATCACCCTCGTCACCGTGCTCGCGCGGTGGCGGCTCGTCCCGGTGCCCGGCAGGCCCGTGCGCACCAGGTTCACGTCCGCCGCCTACCCCAGCGGTCTGCTGATGACGGCGGTCCCCCGTTGA
- a CDS encoding alpha/beta hydrolase, which produces MRRSRSRLSAVTKSLVVALLAAVMAPVPPASAAAVECEELRVPVRVLGAPHTMHGTLCTPAGASTVQVLIPGGTYNSSYWDISYSPATRSYRQAMNRAGIATLAVDRLGTGRSSRPLSALVTATTQAQAVHQVVRAVRPRFGKVVVGGHSIGSAMAMIEAGLHHDVDGVLVTGFTHRMNLVTVVPVLAGMIPAALDPRLDRFGLDLGYLTTAPGTRFGAFHSPGPRVPGAIDADEAAKDVFAASEAVDTIALNNVVIPFTRLIDVPVMVAVGRGDTHFCGSPLGSDCASAEALRASEAPFFSGAARLHTYVLDGYGHAINYAPNAPDLHAAVVAWTNTL; this is translated from the coding sequence GTGCGTAGGTCGCGATCCCGGTTGTCCGCGGTCACGAAGTCGCTCGTCGTGGCGTTGCTGGCCGCGGTCATGGCGCCCGTGCCGCCCGCGAGCGCCGCGGCTGTGGAGTGCGAGGAGCTGCGGGTGCCGGTGAGGGTGCTCGGCGCGCCGCACACCATGCACGGCACGCTGTGCACGCCCGCGGGCGCGTCCACCGTGCAGGTGCTGATCCCCGGTGGCACGTACAACAGCTCTTACTGGGACATCTCGTACTCGCCGGCCACCCGGTCGTACCGGCAGGCCATGAACCGGGCCGGGATCGCGACGCTGGCCGTCGACCGGCTCGGCACCGGGCGCAGCTCGCGGCCGTTGAGCGCGCTGGTGACCGCGACGACCCAGGCGCAGGCCGTGCACCAGGTCGTCCGGGCGGTGCGGCCGCGGTTCGGGAAGGTGGTCGTCGGCGGGCACTCGATCGGCTCGGCGATGGCGATGATCGAGGCCGGGCTGCACCACGACGTGGACGGCGTGCTGGTCACCGGGTTCACCCACCGGATGAACCTCGTCACCGTCGTGCCGGTGCTGGCGGGGATGATCCCGGCGGCGCTCGACCCGCGGCTGGACCGGTTCGGCCTGGACCTGGGCTACCTGACGACCGCGCCCGGCACCCGGTTCGGCGCGTTCCACTCCCCCGGGCCGCGGGTGCCCGGGGCGATCGACGCGGACGAGGCCGCGAAGGACGTGTTCGCCGCGTCCGAGGCGGTGGACACGATCGCGCTGAACAACGTGGTCATCCCGTTCACCCGGCTGATCGACGTGCCGGTGATGGTGGCGGTGGGCCGGGGCGACACCCACTTCTGCGGCAGCCCGCTGGGCAGCGACTGCGCGTCGGCGGAGGCGTTGCGGGCGTCGGAGGCGCCGTTCTTCTCGGGCGCGGCCCGGCTGCACACCTACGTGCTCGACGGCTACGGCCACGCGATCAACTACGCCCCCAACGCCCCCGACCTGCACGCCGCCGTCGTGGCCTGGACCAACACCCTCTAA
- a CDS encoding EamA family transporter, whose translation MSYFVLVLSKWVTALAPAAWGTTYYVTTEHLPPDRPLLAGLLRALPAGLLLVALTRRLPHGDWWWRSLVLGTLNIGAFLPLLFLAAYRLPGGVAATVGAVQPLVVAGLAVALLGQRLRTRTALAGIAGVVGVALLVLRADARLDAVGVAAALGGAVVMAVGVVLSKRWTSPAPLLAVTGWQLVAGGLVLLPVTLLVEGVPPALTASNVGGFAYLGVVGGALSYALWFRGIRVLAATRVTFLGLLSPVVATLVGWLVLDQGLTASQVLGAVVVLGALVAAQVRTADKEEDNRADHRVRSLR comes from the coding sequence ATGAGCTACTTTGTCTTAGTGCTAAGCAAATGGGTGACCGCGCTCGCCCCCGCCGCGTGGGGCACGACGTACTACGTCACCACCGAGCACCTGCCGCCGGACCGGCCGCTGCTGGCGGGCCTGCTGCGGGCGCTGCCCGCCGGGTTGCTGCTGGTCGCGCTCACCCGCAGGCTGCCGCACGGCGACTGGTGGTGGCGTTCGCTGGTGCTCGGCACGCTCAACATCGGCGCGTTCCTGCCGCTGTTGTTCCTGGCCGCGTACCGGCTGCCGGGCGGTGTCGCGGCGACCGTCGGCGCGGTGCAGCCGCTGGTGGTCGCCGGGCTGGCGGTGGCGCTGCTCGGGCAGCGGCTGCGGACGCGCACGGCGCTCGCCGGGATCGCGGGCGTCGTCGGCGTCGCGCTGCTGGTGCTGCGGGCCGACGCCCGGCTGGACGCGGTCGGCGTGGCGGCGGCGCTCGGCGGCGCGGTGGTGATGGCGGTGGGCGTCGTGCTGAGCAAGCGCTGGACCTCGCCCGCGCCGCTGCTGGCCGTGACGGGGTGGCAGCTGGTGGCGGGCGGACTGGTGCTGCTGCCGGTGACGTTGCTGGTCGAGGGCGTGCCGCCGGCGCTCACCGCGTCGAACGTCGGCGGCTTCGCGTACCTGGGCGTCGTCGGCGGCGCGCTGTCCTACGCCCTGTGGTTCCGCGGCATCCGGGTGCTGGCCGCCACCCGGGTCACGTTCCTCGGCCTGCTCAGCCCGGTCGTGGCCACGCTCGTCGGCTGGCTGGTGCTGGACCAGGGGTTGACCGCGTCGCAGGTGCTCGGCGCGGTGGTGGTGCTGGGCGCGCTCGTCGCGGCTCAGGTGAGGACAGCGGACAAGGAGGAGGACAACCGTGCGGATCACCGTGTTCGGAGCCTTCGGTGA
- a CDS encoding putative bifunctional diguanylate cyclase/phosphodiesterase has translation MPTPSRRPEGASPPEQGRELLARKWSYLLSEVVVIALNRAELDREMGERLDEVCAAVHAASSASPPPARSAEQIGRSLVELGYVVEDGLRVSLDVLGKGLLALPEFQPVERYAEPIVAVLGSLSSGFLAASRRAVFEQQESMQLSLLKAVRDAQWNLRESEARFEEVATSSASGILVVDPDGRLVRANAAIGDILGYTTEELTGLALRDLVHPDSARVLDEAMRGLVEGGQERVRQAQRLLRKDGDVARISLTVSLLRGPGDQPGHFVAVIEDGTELMLLQSELNRQALHDVSTGLPNRQFFTTHLESALRRADPVRGVTVFHLDIDAFGMVCNSLGRQTGERLLVHVAQRLKAVVAREKAMVARFEGDEFAILVENTATTPDVATTVTEINRELSEPVYFDDRGLAVSVSVGVVRRPPPDWGPEDVMRAAEQALRRAKSGRRGQWELHHPGQDETERRSDSLAVALPGAWEQGEVGVRYQPLVGLADGALVGVAARLHWDRDDGGSLDHEACAGLAERTGLILPLGEWQLATACGQLRWWAQARSGFTAPLHVGLTRHQSGDGDLVRRVRRVLDDTGLPASRLTVGMPVRALSEPEAVDNLTVLAELGVGTSLDDFGLGPDDLAAASELPVRWVRVARRLVERQARGEAEFLAGLVPLTHRAGARVLVDGLDSAERAGWWRAAGAVAGTGALFGGPVGAGEFRTW, from the coding sequence ATGCCCACCCCCAGTCGTAGACCGGAGGGCGCGTCACCACCCGAACAGGGTCGTGAACTGCTCGCCCGGAAGTGGTCGTACCTGCTCAGCGAAGTCGTCGTCATCGCGCTGAACAGGGCCGAACTCGACCGCGAAATGGGCGAACGCCTCGACGAGGTGTGCGCGGCCGTCCACGCCGCGTCGTCCGCCTCGCCACCGCCCGCCCGGTCGGCCGAGCAGATCGGCCGGAGCCTGGTCGAGCTGGGCTACGTGGTCGAGGACGGCCTGCGGGTCAGCCTGGACGTGCTCGGCAAGGGCCTGCTCGCGCTGCCGGAGTTCCAGCCCGTCGAGCGCTACGCCGAGCCGATCGTGGCCGTGCTCGGCTCGCTGTCGTCCGGCTTCCTGGCGGCGAGCAGGCGCGCGGTGTTCGAGCAGCAGGAGTCCATGCAGCTGTCGCTGCTCAAGGCGGTCCGCGACGCGCAGTGGAACCTGCGGGAGAGCGAGGCGCGCTTCGAGGAGGTCGCCACCTCGTCCGCCAGCGGCATCCTGGTGGTCGACCCGGACGGTCGGCTGGTGCGCGCCAACGCGGCGATCGGCGACATCCTCGGCTACACGACCGAGGAGCTGACCGGCCTGGCGCTGCGCGACCTGGTGCACCCGGACTCGGCGCGGGTGCTGGACGAGGCGATGCGCGGCCTGGTCGAGGGCGGGCAGGAGCGGGTCCGGCAGGCGCAGCGGTTGCTGCGCAAGGACGGCGACGTCGCGCGGATCTCGCTGACGGTGTCGCTGCTGCGCGGTCCGGGCGACCAGCCAGGCCACTTCGTGGCCGTGATCGAGGACGGCACCGAGCTGATGCTGCTGCAGTCCGAGCTGAACCGGCAGGCGCTGCACGACGTGTCGACCGGGCTGCCGAACCGGCAGTTCTTCACCACCCACCTGGAGAGCGCGCTGCGCCGGGCCGACCCGGTGCGCGGCGTGACGGTGTTCCACCTCGACATCGACGCCTTCGGCATGGTGTGCAACAGCCTCGGCAGGCAGACCGGCGAACGGCTGCTGGTGCACGTCGCGCAGCGGCTGAAGGCCGTGGTGGCGCGGGAGAAGGCGATGGTGGCGCGGTTCGAGGGCGACGAGTTCGCCATCCTGGTCGAGAACACCGCGACCACGCCGGACGTCGCGACCACCGTCACCGAGATCAACCGAGAGCTGTCCGAGCCGGTGTACTTCGACGACCGCGGGCTGGCCGTGTCGGTCAGCGTCGGCGTGGTGCGCCGACCGCCGCCGGACTGGGGCCCGGAGGACGTGATGCGGGCCGCGGAGCAGGCGCTGCGGCGGGCGAAGTCGGGCCGGCGCGGCCAGTGGGAGCTGCACCACCCGGGCCAGGACGAGACCGAGCGGCGGTCGGACTCGCTCGCCGTCGCCCTGCCGGGCGCGTGGGAGCAGGGCGAGGTGGGCGTGCGCTACCAGCCGCTGGTCGGGCTGGCCGACGGCGCCCTGGTCGGCGTGGCGGCCCGGCTGCACTGGGACCGCGACGACGGCGGGAGCCTCGACCACGAGGCGTGCGCCGGGCTGGCCGAGCGGACCGGCCTGATCCTGCCGCTGGGCGAGTGGCAGCTGGCCACCGCGTGCGGCCAGCTGCGGTGGTGGGCCCAGGCGCGGTCGGGGTTCACCGCACCGCTGCACGTCGGGTTGACCCGCCACCAATCGGGTGATGGCGATCTGGTCCGCCGGGTGCGGAGGGTGTTGGACGACACCGGGCTGCCCGCGTCCCGGTTGACGGTCGGGATGCCGGTCCGGGCGCTGTCCGAGCCGGAGGCGGTGGACAACCTGACGGTGCTGGCCGAGCTGGGCGTGGGCACGTCGCTGGACGACTTCGGGCTCGGGCCGGACGACCTGGCGGCGGCCTCGGAGCTGCCGGTCAGGTGGGTCCGGGTGGCGCGCAGGCTGGTCGAGCGGCAGGCCAGGGGCGAGGCGGAGTTCCTGGCCGGGCTGGTGCCGCTGACCCACCGCGCCGGTGCGCGGGTGCTGGTCGACGGGCTGGACTCGGCGGAGCGGGCCGGGTGGTGGCGGGCCGCGGGAGCCGTGGCGGGCACGGGCGCGCTGTTCGGCGGGCCGGTGGGGGCGGGCGAGTTCCGGACCTGGTGA